GCACACCACCACTGTGCCAGGGTGAACGGACACTGTAACCGTTGCGATTCTCCGGTACCTTTTGCATTTACCATGGCGTTTCAACCAATCGTCAATGTTAATCAGCGACAAGTTATTTACTACGAGGCGTTAGTACGTGGCACCAACGGCGAGTCCGCTTTTTCAATACTGGGTCAGGTGACCGATGAGCTGATGTACCGTTTTGACCAGGCGTGCCGCATCAAAGCCATTGAGCTAGCCAGCGACCTGGGCATGCAGGAGCGCCTCTCCATTAACTTTCTGCCCAATGCGGTTTATGAACCACAGGCATGCATTCAAGCTACCCTGGAAACAGCGCATCGTGTTGGTTGGCCCACTGAACGGCTCAACTTCGAAATTACCGAAACCGAGCGGGTCAATGATCGTATGCATATGCGTACGATTATTGAGAGCTACCGCGAAATGGGCTTTACCACCTCGCTGGATGACTTTGGCAACGGTTATGCCAATCTCGATCTGTTGACCGACCTGCGGCCCGATACGCTGAAAATCGATCGTGACCTGGTAATGGGATGCGATAGCGACAAGCGTCGCCAGGCCATATTGCGTAGCCTGGTGGCGCTAGCAGAGACATTGGGTACACAGCTGATTGCAGAGGGCATTGAGACTCGCGAAGAGTCGCGCTGCCTGCTGGCATTGGGCATTCCCATGCAGCAGGGCTATTACTTTTCCTATCCCAACCTAGAAGCCCTGGCAGAAATTGACGATGCCAAATACGACTAGTGTGGATGAAGCCCGCTATAAATGTTGCAAATAATCAGCCCCACCTAAGTTACGCATCTGCTGGCGAATCCACTGGCTTCGCCGCTCAACCTGGGCATCGGGACGTGCGGCGCTGCGCGTCAGCGGGCTGGGTAAGATAGCCGCGAGAAGACTTGCCTGGCGTTCAGTTAACGAACTCGAAGAGGCCCCAAAATAGTGCTGAGCAGCGGCCTCTAGGCCAAATACACCGCGATCCCACTCGGCGACGTTGAGATAAACCTCCAAAATACGCTGCTTGCTCCAGAGTATCTCGATCAGTAGCGTAAACCACGCTTCTAGCCCCTTCCGTGTCCAACTACGACCTGTCCACAGAAAAACGTTTTTAGCCGTTTGCTGGCTCAAGGTGCTGGCACCGCGCAGTCGTCCACCGTCTTGACTGGCCTGCAATGCCCGGCGCAATTCAACCAGATCAAATCCGCTATGATGCGGAAAGCGCTGATCCTCTGCAGCGATCACTGCCAGTTTGGCGTTTACCGAGAGCGAATCCCAGCCTCGCCACTCGCGCTGTATGCGAATCGGATCGCTATGGATCCAGCTCTGAATTTTGCGCTCGACCATCACCATCGACCCCGGTGGAG
This Vreelandella neptunia DNA region includes the following protein-coding sequences:
- a CDS encoding EAL domain-containing protein, giving the protein MAFQPIVNVNQRQVIYYEALVRGTNGESAFSILGQVTDELMYRFDQACRIKAIELASDLGMQERLSINFLPNAVYEPQACIQATLETAHRVGWPTERLNFEITETERVNDRMHMRTIIESYREMGFTTSLDDFGNGYANLDLLTDLRPDTLKIDRDLVMGCDSDKRRQAILRSLVALAETLGTQLIAEGIETREESRCLLALGIPMQQGYYFSYPNLEALAEIDDAKYD
- the mtgA gene encoding monofunctional biosynthetic peptidoglycan transglycosylase; its protein translation is MLNRSLRRFLRLLWRIVWRGVLAFVLLSVALVLLFRVVPPPGSMVMVERKIQSWIHSDPIRIQREWRGWDSLSVNAKLAVIAAEDQRFPHHSGFDLVELRRALQASQDGGRLRGASTLSQQTAKNVFLWTGRSWTRKGLEAWFTLLIEILWSKQRILEVYLNVAEWDRGVFGLEAAAQHYFGASSSSLTERQASLLAAILPSPLTRSAARPDAQVERRSQWIRQQMRNLGGADYLQHL